One genomic region from Halorussus rarus encodes:
- the cheB gene encoding chemotaxis-specific protein-glutamate methyltransferase CheB: protein MTQAVVVDDSHFMRTVISDILENGGIDVVAQASDGAAGVEAVETHDPDVVTMDVEMPRMDGIEAVEEIMATNPTPVLMLSAHTEDGAEATFEALEKGAVDFLAKPGGEVSTEISAHGDALVAKVESATRADPSSVEEVDTTSGPLEADHRYARNPTLVVGASTGGPRVVERVLSSLPLEADLRVLVVQHMPDGFTGRFADRLDRRSEYDVREATDGTRISGGEALVAKGDYHMEVAGYGNGRIRVRLQQDEQLHGVRPAIDVTMETAAAKVDGPLTGVVLTGMGSDGAAGIEAIKAAGGATLAQNEASCSVFGIPARAIETGCVDEVRSADEMGQAILDTISANG from the coding sequence ATGACTCAGGCCGTCGTCGTGGACGACTCGCACTTCATGCGGACGGTCATCTCCGACATTCTCGAGAACGGCGGCATCGACGTGGTCGCCCAGGCCAGCGACGGCGCGGCCGGCGTCGAAGCGGTCGAGACCCACGACCCCGACGTGGTGACGATGGACGTCGAGATGCCCCGGATGGACGGCATCGAGGCCGTCGAGGAGATCATGGCGACGAACCCGACGCCGGTCCTGATGCTGTCGGCCCACACCGAGGACGGCGCCGAGGCGACGTTCGAGGCGCTGGAGAAGGGCGCGGTCGACTTCCTCGCCAAGCCCGGCGGGGAGGTCTCGACCGAGATCTCGGCCCACGGCGACGCGCTCGTCGCAAAGGTCGAGTCGGCGACCCGGGCCGACCCCTCGTCGGTCGAGGAGGTCGACACGACCAGCGGGCCGCTGGAGGCCGACCACCGGTACGCCCGGAACCCGACCCTCGTCGTCGGGGCGTCGACCGGCGGCCCGCGTGTGGTCGAGCGCGTGCTGTCGAGCCTCCCGCTGGAGGCCGACCTCCGGGTGCTGGTGGTCCAGCACATGCCCGACGGCTTCACCGGCCGGTTCGCCGACCGCCTCGACCGCCGCAGCGAGTACGACGTCCGCGAGGCCACCGACGGGACGCGCATCTCGGGCGGCGAGGCGCTGGTGGCGAAGGGCGACTACCACATGGAGGTCGCCGGCTACGGTAACGGCCGCATCCGGGTCCGCCTCCAGCAGGACGAACAGCTCCACGGCGTGCGGCCGGCCATCGACGTGACGATGGAGACGGCCGCCGCGAAGGTCGACGGCCCCCTGACCGGCGTCGTGCTGACCGGCATGGGGTCGGACGGGGCGGCGGGCATCGAGGCCATCAAGGCGGCGGGCGGCGCGACGCTCGCCCAGAACGAGGCCTCGTGCTCGGTGTTCGGCATCCCGGCCCGGGCCATCGAGACCGGCTGCGTCGACGAGGTCCGGTCGGCCGACGAGATGGGGCAGGCGATCCTCGACACGATCAGCGCGAACGGGTGA
- the cheY gene encoding chemotaxis protein CheY — translation MAKNVLIVDDSEFMRNLLREILEEEFEIAGEAENGVEAVELYEQHSPNLVMMDIVMPIRDGIEATTEIKEEDPDSNIIMCTSIGQEEKMKAAIKAGADGYITKPFQKPSVMDAIEDVISA, via the coding sequence ATGGCGAAAAACGTACTCATCGTGGACGATTCGGAATTTATGCGGAATCTACTCCGGGAGATACTCGAGGAGGAGTTCGAGATCGCCGGCGAGGCCGAGAACGGCGTCGAGGCGGTCGAGCTCTACGAGCAGCACTCCCCGAACCTCGTGATGATGGACATCGTGATGCCCATCCGCGACGGCATCGAGGCCACGACCGAGATCAAGGAGGAGGACCCGGACTCGAACATCATCATGTGCACCAGCATCGGTCAGGAGGAGAAGATGAAGGCCGCCATCAAGGCGGGCGCGGACGGCTACATCACCAAACCCTTCCAGAAACCCAGCGTGATGGACGCCATCGAGGACGTCATCTCAGCATGA
- a CDS encoding chemotaxis protein CheW, producing the protein MVQIESAMEVQETDADAGDGTDETDAPEVENVPTRQVVEFRLGDDYCAVDIDEVDSIVEIKKVTRIPRTADSIDGVMDLRGETTAIINPRTFLGMEDDGEAPEGDEQNVLVLDRADDKQKIGIRVDEVLEVTDHPERNIDTEEDLTDLDTRGIEEKVSRGVIRKPNGDGLDLVVWIDIDAIIGQLK; encoded by the coding sequence ATGGTCCAGATAGAGAGCGCCATGGAGGTACAGGAGACAGACGCAGACGCCGGCGACGGCACGGACGAGACCGACGCGCCCGAGGTCGAGAACGTCCCGACACGTCAGGTCGTGGAGTTCCGCCTCGGCGACGACTACTGCGCGGTCGACATCGACGAGGTCGACAGCATCGTGGAGATAAAGAAGGTGACGCGCATCCCCCGGACCGCCGACTCCATCGACGGCGTGATGGACCTCCGGGGCGAGACCACCGCCATCATCAACCCCCGGACGTTCCTCGGCATGGAGGACGACGGCGAGGCGCCCGAGGGCGACGAGCAGAACGTCCTCGTGCTCGACCGGGCCGACGACAAGCAGAAGATCGGCATCCGGGTCGACGAGGTGCTCGAGGTCACCGACCACCCCGAGCGCAACATCGACACCGAGGAGGACCTCACCGACCTCGACACCCGGGGAATCGAGGAGAAGGTCTCGCGCGGCGTCATCCGCAAGCCCAACGGCGACGGGCTCGACCTCGTGGTCTGGATCGACATCGACGCCATCATCGGGCAGTTGAAATGA
- a CDS encoding DUF7500 family protein has translation MSPTPDGGRDPEEPSLTRPDEARSAGDGSALSPDELDFEDEEQVVPLDEDRYVIGTDSRPRVPENVRDDPSSGESAAEGAGEPSRSATDQSGQATDRSPAGGAAADVDSGAVKRWLEEDLRGTSARYGFHASAKSDDAVSHQQMFSDDVTTVFDSLLRWYAQQLTTETAVEDVLGILLTESNVRVRYSPSCLQAILEAYDLGPDDTIADLFEAVQDDRGMVFPPENV, from the coding sequence ATGAGTCCGACGCCGGACGGCGGCCGGGACCCCGAGGAACCGTCCCTCACGCGGCCGGACGAGGCCAGGAGCGCCGGCGACGGGTCGGCGCTGTCTCCCGACGAACTCGACTTCGAGGACGAGGAGCAGGTCGTCCCGCTGGACGAGGACCGGTACGTCATCGGCACCGACTCCCGGCCCCGGGTGCCCGAGAACGTTCGCGACGACCCCTCGTCCGGGGAGTCCGCGGCCGAGGGGGCAGGGGAACCCTCCCGTTCCGCGACCGACCAGTCCGGGCAAGCGACCGACCGGTCGCCCGCCGGGGGCGCCGCGGCAGACGTCGACTCCGGCGCGGTCAAGCGGTGGCTCGAGGAGGACCTCCGGGGGACCAGCGCGCGGTACGGCTTCCACGCCAGCGCGAAGTCCGACGACGCCGTCTCCCACCAGCAGATGTTCTCCGACGACGTGACCACGGTGTTCGACAGCCTCCTGCGGTGGTACGCCCAGCAACTGACGACCGAGACCGCGGTCGAGGACGTGCTCGGCATCCTGCTCACCGAGTCGAACGTCAGGGTCCGGTACTCGCCGTCCTGCCTCCAGGCCATCCTCGAGGCCTACGACCTCGGCCCGGACGACACCATCGCGGACCTCTTCGAGGCGGTGCAGGACGACCGCGGCATGGTGTTCCCGCCGGAGAACGTCTGA
- a CDS encoding helix-turn-helix domain-containing protein, protein MSVQRPTTSSRELPTELESPRAKLVYLYLLPGAASIDTLQRDLDVEKITLYSILRTLRERGLVEKRGGSFAVVE, encoded by the coding sequence ATGAGCGTTCAACGTCCGACGACATCGTCGAGAGAACTGCCGACGGAACTGGAGTCCCCGCGGGCGAAGCTCGTGTATCTCTACCTCCTGCCCGGGGCGGCGTCGATAGACACCCTCCAGCGCGACCTCGATGTCGAGAAGATAACGCTGTACAGCATCCTGCGTACGCTCCGGGAGCGCGGCCTCGTGGAGAAGCGCGGCGGGTCGTTCGCGGTCGTCGAGTAG
- a CDS encoding ubiquinol-cytochrome c reductase iron-sulfur subunit, whose product MAEVDDKYPEESGRRRFVKGVVGSAALSGVGTAAAASINSATAPTGAGGGITQYYGVENVAGPAPRGMPQIPIEIDDEGFLKGAWPEPETVTQQGREVTVAEMQLGGITYSSEWFQYCGVQTYPGAEPDADQDNFFRYAGSAPYEWQSEEVEPGAKVNVSDFEDYETWGNGIGESGIGKPALATWRSQDVPPSGTMPVQIIRSERIAQMADQGEQWLQASTEQGFMANLNKCTHFCCVPGFKSLASSAQFGAANEIYCQCHQSVYDPFSIVQLSFTALPRPDG is encoded by the coding sequence ATGGCTGAGGTCGACGACAAGTACCCCGAGGAGTCGGGGCGGCGCCGGTTCGTGAAGGGCGTCGTCGGGAGCGCCGCGCTCTCGGGCGTGGGGACCGCGGCGGCCGCGAGCATCAACTCGGCGACCGCACCGACCGGGGCGGGCGGCGGCATCACCCAGTACTACGGCGTCGAGAACGTCGCGGGGCCCGCGCCGCGCGGGATGCCCCAGATTCCGATCGAGATCGACGACGAGGGGTTCCTGAAGGGCGCCTGGCCCGAACCGGAGACTGTCACCCAGCAGGGTCGCGAGGTGACGGTCGCCGAGATGCAGCTCGGCGGCATCACCTACTCCAGCGAGTGGTTCCAGTACTGCGGCGTCCAGACGTACCCGGGCGCCGAGCCCGACGCCGACCAGGACAACTTCTTCCGGTACGCGGGGTCCGCACCGTACGAGTGGCAGAGCGAGGAGGTCGAACCCGGCGCCAAGGTCAACGTCTCGGACTTCGAGGACTACGAGACGTGGGGCAACGGCATCGGCGAGAGCGGTATCGGCAAGCCCGCGCTGGCGACCTGGCGCTCCCAGGACGTGCCGCCGTCGGGGACGATGCCGGTCCAGATCATCCGGAGCGAGCGCATCGCGCAGATGGCCGACCAAGGCGAGCAGTGGCTCCAGGCCAGCACCGAGCAGGGGTTCATGGCCAACCTCAACAAGTGCACCCACTTCTGCTGCGTCCCCGGGTTCAAGTCGCTGGCCTCCAGCGCTCAGTTCGGGGCCGCCAACGAGATCTACTGCCAGTGTCACCAGTCGGTGTACGACCCGTTCAGCATCGTCCAACTCTCGTTCACCGCCCTGCCCCGGCCTGACGGGTGA
- a CDS encoding DUF7344 domain-containing protein yields MDFETAFDVLSNEHGRAVVETLAETGRLSRRELTARLLARGVGPDDSDRSSRRRLRIALHHNHLPHLADAGVVTYDDETVAPTRELDAVAEWLDRSGATGPPDTLDDRLAEFYA; encoded by the coding sequence ATGGACTTCGAAACCGCGTTCGACGTACTGAGCAACGAACACGGACGCGCCGTCGTGGAGACCCTCGCGGAGACCGGCCGGCTCTCCCGCCGGGAGCTGACGGCGCGACTCCTCGCCCGCGGCGTCGGCCCAGACGATTCGGACCGGTCGTCCCGGCGCCGGCTCCGCATCGCGCTCCACCACAACCACCTGCCCCACCTGGCCGATGCCGGCGTCGTGACGTACGACGACGAGACCGTGGCGCCGACCCGGGAGCTCGACGCCGTCGCCGAGTGGCTCGACCGCTCCGGGGCGACCGGGCCGCCCGACACACTCGACGACCGGCTGGCCGAGTTCTACGCGTGA
- a CDS encoding GNAT family N-acetyltransferase: protein MVSVEPGTPADADEVADQWVELAAEQRAFDSHLLAEENRATVRAAVARSAVADELLVARTDDGEIVGFVTFGVETGDYVQDATRGVVRNIAVVPARRGEGIGSDLLRTAERRLAEAGADAVALEVMAGNDDARRFYRRHGYAPHRVELEKSVESDTLTKE, encoded by the coding sequence ATGGTCTCCGTCGAACCGGGAACGCCGGCCGACGCCGACGAGGTGGCCGACCAGTGGGTCGAGCTGGCGGCCGAGCAGCGCGCGTTCGACTCCCACCTGCTGGCCGAGGAGAACCGCGCGACCGTCCGGGCGGCGGTCGCCAGGAGCGCGGTCGCCGACGAGCTGCTGGTGGCCCGGACTGACGACGGCGAGATCGTCGGGTTCGTCACCTTCGGCGTCGAGACCGGCGACTACGTGCAGGACGCGACTCGGGGCGTCGTCCGGAACATCGCGGTCGTCCCGGCCCGGCGGGGCGAGGGCATCGGGTCGGACCTGCTCCGGACCGCCGAGCGCCGACTCGCCGAGGCCGGCGCCGACGCCGTCGCGCTGGAGGTGATGGCCGGCAACGACGACGCCCGGCGGTTCTACCGCCGCCACGGCTACGCTCCCCACCGGGTCGAACTGGAAAAATCGGTCGAAAGCGATACGCTCACAAAGGAGTAG
- a CDS encoding phosphoglycerate kinase, protein MPIETLDDLAVQGTTLGVRIDINSPLTDDGDLADDARLRAHVDTLSELLERGGRVAVLAHQGRPGGDQFRDLRPHADRLDELLEAPVEYSDATFSTDARRAVENLSDGEAVVLENTRFYSEEYMEFPAARAGETELVDKLVPVLDAYVNDAFAAAHRSQPSIVGFPTRVPGYAGRVMERELDVLGDMASTPEPRTYVIGGAKVPDSMTVVESVLDRGLADRVLTTGVVANVFLLADERDLGDASADFVYEQGYWDEIDRAADLLDEHGDRIRLPIDVAVERDGERHEIAVDDLPPREGESAMDVGGATVESYAETIRNSGTVVLNGPAGVFEDETFARGTRDLFATATEAQYSVVGGGDTAAAIRRFGIEGFDHVSTGGGAALNMLTGESLPAVEALRD, encoded by the coding sequence ATGCCGATAGAGACCCTGGACGACCTCGCCGTCCAAGGGACCACGCTCGGAGTGCGTATCGACATCAACAGTCCGCTGACGGACGACGGCGACCTCGCGGACGACGCCCGCCTCCGCGCCCACGTCGACACCCTCTCGGAACTGCTGGAGCGGGGCGGCCGGGTGGCCGTCCTCGCCCACCAGGGCCGGCCCGGCGGCGACCAGTTCAGGGACCTCCGCCCGCACGCCGACCGCCTCGACGAACTGCTCGAGGCGCCGGTCGAGTACTCCGACGCGACGTTCTCGACGGACGCCCGCCGGGCGGTCGAGAACCTGAGCGACGGGGAGGCGGTGGTGCTCGAGAACACCCGTTTCTACAGCGAGGAGTACATGGAGTTCCCGGCCGCCCGCGCGGGCGAGACCGAACTCGTCGACAAGCTCGTCCCGGTGCTCGACGCCTACGTCAACGACGCCTTCGCCGCGGCACACCGCTCTCAGCCCTCCATCGTCGGATTCCCGACCCGAGTTCCGGGCTACGCCGGCCGGGTGATGGAGCGGGAGCTCGACGTACTGGGCGACATGGCGAGCACGCCCGAGCCCCGGACCTACGTCATCGGCGGTGCGAAGGTCCCCGACTCGATGACGGTCGTCGAGAGCGTCCTCGACAGGGGGCTCGCCGACCGGGTGCTGACGACCGGCGTGGTCGCGAACGTGTTCCTGCTGGCCGACGAGCGGGACCTCGGCGACGCCAGCGCAGACTTCGTCTACGAGCAGGGCTACTGGGACGAGATCGACCGCGCGGCCGACCTGCTCGACGAGCACGGCGACCGCATCCGGCTCCCGATCGACGTGGCGGTCGAGCGCGACGGCGAGCGCCACGAGATCGCGGTCGACGACCTGCCGCCCCGGGAGGGCGAGTCCGCGATGGACGTCGGCGGGGCGACCGTCGAGAGCTACGCCGAGACCATCCGGAACTCGGGCACGGTCGTCCTCAACGGGCCGGCGGGGGTCTTCGAGGACGAGACGTTCGCCCGGGGGACGCGCGACCTCTTCGCGACCGCGACCGAGGCCCAGTACAGCGTCGTCGGCGGGGGCGACACGGCGGCGGCCATCCGGCGGTTCGGCATCGAGGGGTTCGACCACGTGAGCACGGGCGGGGGCGCGGCGCTCAACATGCTCACGGGCGAGAGCCTGCCCGCGGTGGAGGCGCTCCGGGACTGA